One window of the Dyella humicola genome contains the following:
- a CDS encoding helix-turn-helix transcriptional regulator: MAALGQLGATQQRLLRQLLLASAGGTVETLCAQLGISHNAVRQHLSALIARGYVERTQSRPSGGRPLACYRLTEAGQALFPRNYGTIATALLTQLSARFGATEVEHLLRDLGHGLGSREVAPAAATPVVEVVQGLAQKLDAMGYEAIAARHGEEWQVEAFNCVFHALAQQHPQVCKFDLAFMEAASGRRIHHMECIVRGGHACRFRVGALLSSEEPQDDPKI; the protein is encoded by the coding sequence ATGGCTGCGCTCGGTCAACTCGGGGCCACCCAGCAGCGCCTTTTACGGCAACTGCTGTTGGCCAGCGCGGGCGGTACGGTGGAGACGTTATGCGCGCAGTTGGGTATCAGCCATAACGCCGTGCGCCAGCACCTGAGCGCCTTGATCGCACGCGGCTACGTGGAACGGACACAGTCACGCCCAAGCGGAGGCCGACCGTTGGCCTGCTACCGTCTCACCGAGGCGGGGCAGGCCTTGTTTCCGCGCAACTACGGCACCATCGCCACCGCCTTGCTGACGCAACTGAGCGCCCGTTTCGGCGCCACCGAGGTCGAGCATCTCTTGCGCGATCTCGGCCATGGCCTCGGCAGTCGTGAGGTGGCACCGGCTGCGGCCACACCCGTGGTGGAGGTCGTACAGGGTCTGGCCCAGAAGCTTGACGCCATGGGTTACGAAGCGATCGCCGCACGGCATGGCGAGGAGTGGCAGGTCGAGGCCTTCAACTGCGTCTTCCACGCGCTCGCCCAGCAGCATCCGCAGGTGTGCAAGTTCGACCTGGCCTTCATGGAAGCCGCCAGCGGGCGCCGTATCCATCACATGGAATGCATCGTGCGCGGCGGACATGCGTGCCGCTTCCGCGTCGGCGCGCTGCTGTCATCGGAGGAGCCACAGGACGACCCCAAGATCTAA
- a CDS encoding DJ-1/PfpI family protein, whose product MRDTVYFLAFDGFADWHAAQALCEIRRPGDWRLQTVGFSLQPVLSMGGLRVLPELTLADMDLDRAALLIVPGGYAWERGEGEEVVEAARRVYTAGAPVAAVDSGVLVLARAGLLDACRHTGSWPGHIGTHVPTYTGADQFDASVLAVSDGGVITASQLGSVEFAREVIRTLDLYSPSDREHWFRLFKHALPPPWCAAAMATVAAEAA is encoded by the coding sequence ATGCGCGATACGGTGTATTTCCTGGCGTTCGATGGCTTTGCCGACTGGCACGCGGCGCAAGCCCTGTGCGAAATCCGCCGCCCAGGCGATTGGCGGCTGCAGACCGTCGGGTTCTCGTTACAGCCCGTGCTGTCGATGGGCGGTTTGCGGGTGTTGCCCGAACTGACCCTGGCTGACATGGATCTAGATCGCGCGGCGCTGCTGATCGTGCCCGGCGGCTATGCATGGGAGCGCGGAGAGGGCGAAGAGGTCGTGGAAGCTGCGCGTCGCGTCTATACGGCCGGCGCTCCGGTGGCTGCCGTCGATAGCGGTGTACTGGTGTTGGCCCGGGCCGGTCTGCTGGATGCCTGCCGTCATACCGGCAGCTGGCCTGGCCACATCGGTACGCATGTGCCCACGTACACCGGCGCCGATCAGTTCGACGCCAGCGTGCTGGCGGTCAGCGATGGCGGTGTGATCACCGCCAGCCAGCTGGGCAGCGTGGAATTCGCGCGCGAGGTGATTCGCACGCTGGATCTCTACAGCCCCAGCGACCGCGAGCACTGGTTCCGCCTGTTCAAGCACGCCCTGCCGCCGCCTTGGTGTGCAGCCGCGATGGCCACTGTTGCGGCCGAAGCCGCATGA
- a CDS encoding SulP family inorganic anion transporter: MSVPANAVLARSTTGTDVLAGLSIAGLLLPEAVAYSGIAGLPPQAGVIALFVGLACYGLLGRSRFAIVSATSSSAAVLAAGTLALAGGDQVSRAAIAATLVLLTGGCFLVASIARLGGLSQLIARPVLRGYTFGLACVIALKQLPHLFGVPELHGDFVPLLLARLLRDLTQLHGVTLGCGLTALALLFISERLRRVPGSLVVIALGVAVAGWLVQRGVPLTGEILLTPQWALPTWPSSGQWLPSIELAAALLLILYAESYSSIRGFALKHGDSVNPNRDLAVLGLANAISGLLHGMPVGAGYSGTSANEAAGARSRLSGLVAAATVLLMVCLLLRWIERIPQPVLAAIVIHAVSKSLRLSTFTPYLRWHRDRLVALASVLAVLSLGILNGLLFAIAFSLIMLLRQLATPRVSVLGRLAEGHDFVDIAQHPEAVPPPGMLIVRPEEPLFFVNAEAVLAQARHRVDAGQGLRRLILSLEESPDLDGTALEALGDFAAWLSARGIELRVARLKDAARDALSRLAIPQLSPQALNYWSVEDAVLATSPTSTSAKGNP; this comes from the coding sequence ATGTCCGTGCCAGCGAACGCCGTCTTGGCTCGAAGCACGACGGGCACCGACGTCCTGGCTGGGCTATCCATTGCCGGCCTGTTGCTGCCAGAGGCCGTCGCGTACTCCGGCATTGCCGGCTTGCCTCCGCAGGCAGGCGTCATCGCCTTGTTTGTTGGCCTGGCCTGTTATGGCCTGCTCGGGCGCAGTCGCTTTGCCATCGTGTCGGCCACCTCGTCATCGGCGGCGGTGTTGGCTGCCGGCACCCTGGCACTGGCGGGTGGCGACCAGGTTTCGCGCGCGGCGATAGCGGCCACGCTGGTGTTGCTTACCGGCGGCTGCTTTCTGGTCGCCAGCATCGCTCGCCTGGGTGGACTCTCGCAACTCATCGCACGGCCCGTGTTGCGTGGCTACACCTTTGGCCTGGCCTGCGTGATCGCGCTGAAGCAGCTGCCGCACCTGTTTGGCGTGCCGGAATTGCATGGCGATTTCGTCCCCCTGTTGCTGGCCAGGCTGTTGCGCGACCTGACCCAATTGCATGGGGTAACGCTTGGCTGTGGTCTCACGGCGCTGGCGTTGTTGTTCATCAGCGAACGCCTGCGGCGCGTGCCGGGCAGCCTGGTGGTCATCGCGCTGGGTGTCGCGGTAGCGGGCTGGCTCGTGCAGCGCGGCGTTCCACTCACCGGCGAAATCCTGCTGACGCCGCAGTGGGCGTTGCCCACCTGGCCAAGCAGCGGGCAATGGCTGCCCAGCATCGAGCTGGCGGCGGCTCTCCTGCTGATTCTTTATGCCGAGTCGTACAGTTCCATCCGCGGCTTCGCCCTCAAGCATGGCGACAGCGTGAACCCGAACCGCGATCTCGCCGTACTGGGCCTCGCGAATGCGATCTCGGGCCTGCTGCATGGCATGCCGGTGGGCGCGGGCTACTCAGGCACGTCGGCCAACGAGGCGGCAGGCGCCCGGTCGCGCCTCTCCGGCCTGGTCGCCGCAGCTACCGTGTTGCTGATGGTGTGCCTGCTTTTGCGCTGGATCGAGCGGATTCCCCAACCGGTACTCGCCGCGATCGTGATCCATGCGGTGAGCAAATCGCTGCGCCTGTCGACCTTCACGCCCTACCTGCGCTGGCACCGGGATCGCCTGGTGGCGCTGGCTTCGGTGCTGGCGGTTTTGTCACTGGGCATCCTCAATGGCTTGCTGTTCGCCATTGCCTTCAGCCTGATCATGCTGTTGCGCCAACTGGCCACGCCGCGCGTGAGCGTGCTTGGCCGCCTGGCGGAGGGTCACGATTTCGTGGACATCGCGCAGCACCCCGAAGCCGTGCCGCCGCCCGGGATGTTGATCGTACGGCCGGAGGAGCCCCTGTTCTTCGTCAACGCCGAAGCGGTGCTCGCCCAGGCGCGACACCGGGTCGACGCAGGCCAGGGTCTGCGCAGGCTGATTCTGAGCCTGGAAGAGTCGCCGGACCTCGACGGCACGGCACTCGAGGCGCTCGGCGATTTCGCCGCGTGGCTTAGCGCTCGTGGCATCGAGCTGCGCGTGGCACGATTGAAGGACGCTGCCCGCGACGCACTGTCGCGTCTGGCGATACCCCAGCTTTCGCCACAGGCGCTGAACTACTGGAGCGTGGAGGATGCTGTTCTGGCGACGTCACCCACCTCAACTTCGGCCAAGGGAAATCCTTAG
- a CDS encoding glutathione S-transferase family protein has translation MSTPRVTFYHAPNSRSGGTRALLEELGVDYDMHVLNFSKNEQRQPEYMAVNPMGKVPAIWHRGELVTEQPAVFIYLADLYPEKGLAPGLDDPLRGPYLRWMVFYGSCFEPALVDRSMQRDPPKPSTCPYGDFDTMYNTLVSQLERGPYMLGERFSALDVLWGNALYWMTMFKLAPELPVIRAYIDRVISRPAMQRAAAKDAELAAALAA, from the coding sequence ATGTCCACGCCACGCGTCACCTTCTATCACGCACCCAACAGTCGCTCCGGTGGCACGCGCGCGCTGCTCGAGGAACTGGGCGTCGATTACGACATGCACGTGCTCAACTTCAGCAAGAACGAACAGCGCCAGCCGGAGTACATGGCCGTCAATCCGATGGGCAAGGTGCCGGCGATCTGGCACCGGGGTGAACTGGTCACCGAGCAGCCGGCGGTCTTCATCTACCTCGCCGATCTCTATCCAGAGAAAGGACTGGCACCGGGTCTCGATGATCCGCTGCGCGGGCCGTATCTGCGTTGGATGGTGTTCTACGGTTCGTGTTTCGAGCCGGCCTTGGTCGACCGTTCGATGCAGCGTGATCCGCCCAAGCCGTCGACTTGTCCTTACGGTGATTTCGACACCATGTACAACACGCTGGTGTCGCAGCTGGAGCGCGGCCCCTACATGCTGGGAGAGCGCTTCAGCGCGCTCGACGTGCTGTGGGGCAATGCGCTGTACTGGATGACCATGTTCAAGCTGGCGCCGGAGTTGCCGGTGATCCGCGCCTATATCGACCGGGTCATCTCGCGCCCCGCCATGCAACGCGCGGCGGCGAAAGACGCCGAGCTGGCGGCGGCGCTGGCGGCGTGA
- a CDS encoding class 1 fructose-bisphosphatase — MKSISLIQFLIEERRAGRMNAELSLLIEVVARACKRIAVATNKGALGGVLGEAGTGNIQGEAQKKLDVISNEILLEANAWGGQLAACASEEMEDPQPIPDMYPKGHHLLLFDPLDGSSNIDVNISVGTIFSVLRCPDDVTEPKAEHFLQPGTTQLAAGYVVYGPATVLVLTFGHGTHEFTLDREVGSFVLSRRDIRIPEETAEFAINMSNQRHWEAPMQRYIGELLAGKDGPRGKDFNMRWVASMVADVHRIITRGGVFFYPLDAKIKSKGGKLRLMYEANPMAFIIEQAGGAATTGREPIMGLQPTGLHQRVPVFLGSKKEVEVATHYHVEADAAV, encoded by the coding sequence ATGAAGTCCATCTCGCTCATCCAGTTCCTCATCGAGGAACGCCGCGCCGGCCGCATGAACGCGGAGCTCTCCCTGCTGATCGAGGTCGTTGCGCGCGCCTGCAAGCGCATCGCCGTGGCGACCAACAAGGGCGCGCTGGGTGGCGTGCTGGGTGAGGCCGGCACCGGCAACATCCAGGGCGAGGCTCAGAAGAAGCTGGACGTGATCTCCAACGAGATCCTGCTGGAGGCGAATGCCTGGGGTGGCCAGCTCGCCGCATGCGCGTCGGAGGAAATGGAAGATCCGCAGCCGATCCCCGACATGTACCCGAAGGGCCATCACCTGTTGCTGTTTGATCCCCTGGACGGCAGCTCGAACATCGACGTGAACATCTCGGTCGGCACGATCTTCTCGGTGCTGCGCTGCCCGGACGACGTCACCGAACCGAAGGCCGAGCATTTCCTGCAGCCGGGCACCACCCAGCTGGCCGCCGGTTACGTGGTGTACGGCCCGGCCACCGTGTTGGTGCTGACCTTCGGCCATGGCACGCACGAATTCACGCTGGACCGCGAAGTCGGCAGCTTCGTCCTCAGCCGCCGCGACATCCGCATCCCGGAAGAGACCGCCGAGTTCGCCATCAACATGTCCAACCAGCGCCACTGGGAAGCGCCGATGCAGCGCTATATCGGCGAGCTGCTGGCCGGCAAGGACGGTCCGCGCGGCAAGGACTTCAACATGCGCTGGGTCGCCTCGATGGTGGCCGACGTGCATCGCATCATCACCCGCGGCGGTGTGTTCTTCTATCCGCTGGACGCCAAAATCAAGTCCAAGGGCGGCAAGCTGCGCCTGATGTACGAGGCCAACCCGATGGCCTTCATCATCGAGCAGGCCGGCGGTGCCGCCACCACCGGTCGCGAACCCATCATGGGCCTGCAGCCCACCGGCCTGCACCAGCGCGTGCCGGTGTTCCTCGGCTCGAAGAAGGAAGTGGAAGTGGCGACGCACTACCACGTCGAGGCGGACGCGGCGGTTTAA
- a CDS encoding patatin-like phospholipase family protein: MPSFRRFRPLLPLLASAMLCACFGNSKPTPPPVVVVPPAPAKLRIGLALGGGAAKGFAHIGVIKMLEANGIHPDVVAGTSAGSVVGALYASGMDPFQLQETAFSLDETRIRDVRLFSGGVVQGQKLQDYVNQLVANRPLDQMKIPFAAVSTQLETGQRTVFVRGNTGQAVRASSSIPGVFEPVEINGKHYVDGGVVSPVPVDAARQLGADVVIAVDISTKASGTNPVGMINIVGQSISIMGQKLGEQELARADIVIRPKVGQIGAADFEQKNQAILEGERAALAAIPTIKAKIAALQASRQAVAPAAAAIAAH; the protein is encoded by the coding sequence ATGCCCTCCTTCCGCCGTTTCCGACCGCTCCTGCCACTGCTCGCCAGCGCGATGCTTTGCGCCTGCTTCGGTAACAGCAAGCCCACGCCGCCACCTGTTGTCGTCGTGCCACCGGCACCGGCGAAGCTGCGCATCGGCCTGGCGCTGGGTGGCGGTGCCGCGAAGGGCTTTGCGCATATCGGCGTGATCAAGATGCTGGAAGCCAACGGCATCCATCCCGACGTGGTCGCCGGCACCAGTGCCGGCAGCGTGGTCGGCGCGCTGTATGCGAGCGGCATGGATCCGTTCCAGCTGCAGGAAACGGCGTTCTCACTGGATGAAACCCGCATCCGCGATGTGCGGTTGTTTTCCGGCGGCGTGGTGCAGGGCCAGAAGCTGCAGGACTACGTGAATCAGCTGGTCGCCAATCGCCCGCTGGATCAGATGAAGATTCCGTTTGCGGCGGTGTCGACCCAGCTGGAAACCGGCCAGCGCACGGTCTTCGTGCGCGGCAATACCGGCCAAGCGGTACGAGCGTCGAGCAGCATTCCGGGCGTGTTCGAGCCGGTGGAGATCAACGGCAAGCACTATGTCGACGGCGGCGTAGTGAGCCCGGTGCCGGTCGACGCGGCGCGCCAGCTCGGTGCCGACGTGGTGATCGCGGTGGATATCTCGACCAAGGCCAGCGGCACCAATCCGGTCGGCATGATCAATATCGTCGGCCAGTCGATCAGCATCATGGGCCAGAAACTCGGCGAGCAGGAGCTGGCGCGCGCCGACATCGTGATCCGTCCGAAGGTCGGCCAGATCGGTGCGGCGGATTTCGAACAGAAAAACCAGGCCATCCTCGAAGGCGAGCGCGCGGCGCTGGCGGCGATCCCGACGATCAAGGCGAAGATCGCGGCGCTGCAAGCGTCCCGGCAAGCGGTCGCTCCAGCCGCGGCGGCGATCGCCGCTCACTAG
- a CDS encoding S9 family peptidase encodes MTRPARLLLPLVAAAFVPACFATSASVDPRIEKLLGELGKVRQIEAVQLSPDGSQLAWVVRTQGKDSVEVAKADGSGAHRIGTEKPGKCSESDVAWAPDSHHLAFLSDCATGGNQKELFLVDTQSKAAPKKLAALTGVAQGLSWSADGKTLGFLYVPNGTRRASAVFAAKPAAGEIGVDGMEVQRVAAVDATGGAVQLLTPAETYAYEFAWSPDGKRITYTAALPPGDNNWWLAKLYVQNAQPGASAQVVLDPSTVTGSLHGLQMALPRWSPDGERIAFIGGLMSDQGATGGDIYAVPSKGGEPINLTPGIQVTPSWLAWNSPQQLLVAQVSNGQSQVAEYSVTADKASLDRTLFSLPAEISDGSAEMALSLSGDHTRVAFVQSSYANAPEVHAGTLGETAPAAVTTINAGLKPGWGKAESVEWDNEGRHVQGWLLYPANYDAKKAYPMIVTVHGGPSSAVIPHWPSVGFGGSPFSSLGYFVFMPNPRGSFGQGEAYVQANRKDFGHGDLRDILAGIDTIEKKLPVDDKRLGLTGWSYGGFMSMFVPTQTQRFRAVVAGAGIANWQSYYGQNLIDQWMVPFFGASVYDDPAAYAKSSAINFIKQVKTPTLVVVGDRDAECPAPQSFEYWHALRAQGVPTSLVVYPNEGHHFVDPDHQRDVLQRALMWFERYLPPAG; translated from the coding sequence ATGACCCGCCCTGCTCGCCTGTTGCTGCCCTTAGTCGCAGCAGCCTTCGTACCTGCCTGCTTCGCCACGTCCGCCAGCGTCGATCCGCGCATCGAGAAACTGCTCGGCGAGCTGGGCAAGGTTCGCCAGATCGAAGCCGTACAGCTGTCGCCTGACGGTAGCCAGCTGGCCTGGGTAGTCCGCACGCAGGGCAAGGACAGCGTTGAAGTCGCCAAGGCAGATGGCAGCGGCGCGCATCGTATCGGTACCGAAAAACCCGGTAAGTGCAGCGAGAGCGATGTTGCCTGGGCGCCGGACTCGCATCACCTCGCCTTCCTCTCCGATTGCGCCACCGGCGGCAATCAGAAAGAACTGTTCCTCGTCGACACCCAGTCGAAGGCAGCGCCGAAGAAGCTGGCGGCACTGACCGGTGTGGCGCAAGGCCTGAGCTGGTCGGCGGACGGCAAGACGCTCGGCTTCCTCTACGTACCCAATGGCACGCGCCGCGCCAGCGCAGTATTTGCGGCCAAGCCGGCAGCCGGTGAGATCGGCGTGGACGGGATGGAAGTACAGCGCGTCGCCGCTGTCGATGCCACCGGCGGCGCCGTGCAACTGCTTACCCCGGCCGAAACCTATGCCTACGAATTTGCCTGGTCGCCGGACGGCAAGCGGATTACCTACACGGCTGCGCTGCCGCCGGGCGACAACAACTGGTGGCTGGCCAAGCTCTACGTGCAAAACGCACAGCCGGGTGCTTCCGCTCAAGTCGTGCTCGATCCATCGACCGTCACGGGTTCGCTGCACGGCTTGCAGATGGCGCTGCCGCGATGGTCACCCGATGGCGAGCGGATTGCCTTCATCGGCGGCCTGATGAGCGACCAGGGTGCCACCGGCGGTGATATCTATGCGGTGCCATCCAAGGGCGGCGAACCGATCAATCTCACGCCGGGCATCCAAGTCACGCCGTCGTGGCTGGCCTGGAACAGTCCACAGCAACTGCTCGTCGCCCAGGTCAGCAATGGCCAGAGTCAGGTCGCCGAGTACTCGGTGACCGCGGATAAGGCCAGCCTGGATCGCACGTTGTTCTCGCTGCCCGCCGAAATCAGCGATGGCAGCGCCGAGATGGCGCTGTCCCTGTCCGGCGACCACACGCGCGTCGCGTTTGTGCAGAGCTCCTATGCCAACGCGCCCGAAGTTCACGCGGGTACGCTGGGCGAAACCGCCCCCGCTGCGGTGACCACCATCAATGCAGGCCTGAAGCCCGGCTGGGGCAAGGCCGAGTCGGTGGAGTGGGATAACGAGGGTCGCCATGTACAGGGTTGGCTGCTGTATCCGGCCAATTACGACGCCAAGAAGGCGTATCCGATGATCGTCACCGTGCACGGCGGTCCGTCCAGCGCCGTGATTCCCCACTGGCCGAGTGTGGGCTTCGGCGGCTCACCGTTCTCCTCGCTCGGCTATTTCGTCTTCATGCCAAACCCGCGCGGCAGCTTTGGCCAGGGCGAAGCTTATGTGCAGGCCAATCGCAAGGACTTCGGCCACGGTGACTTGCGCGACATCCTCGCTGGTATCGACACCATCGAAAAGAAACTGCCGGTGGACGACAAGCGCCTTGGCCTGACCGGCTGGAGCTACGGTGGCTTCATGAGCATGTTCGTCCCCACCCAGACCCAGCGCTTCCGCGCCGTGGTGGCGGGTGCCGGCATCGCCAACTGGCAGAGCTACTACGGCCAGAACCTGATCGACCAGTGGATGGTTCCGTTCTTCGGTGCGTCTGTTTATGACGACCCGGCAGCCTATGCAAAGAGCTCGGCGATCAACTTCATCAAGCAGGTGAAGACGCCCACCTTGGTCGTGGTCGGCGATCGCGATGCCGAATGCCCGGCGCCCCAGTCATTCGAGTACTGGCATGCGCTGCGCGCGCAAGGCGTGCCGACTTCGCTGGTGGTGTATCCGAACGAAGGCCATCACTTCGTCGATCCCGACCATCAGCGTGATGTGCTGCAGCGTGCGTTGATGTGGTTTGAAAGGTATTTGCCGCCAGCCGGCTAA
- a CDS encoding helix-turn-helix transcriptional regulator yields MRRADRLFLIIHALRGRRTALQARQLAGTLGVSLRTVYRDVADLQLSGVPIEGEAGVGYVLRKGSDIPPLMFTADELESLVVGTRFVRAFAGQKLAESAQAALLKIEAVLPPELRERAARTRIYAPIWRDQSKTDFSALIDRLNASITDGQVLRLEYSDEAGRTSTREVEPLCLSFWGGAWTLGTWCRLRVGFRNFRPDRIASCTITGERFGETEGRDLKAYLQAMRGYYEGME; encoded by the coding sequence ATGCGTCGCGCCGACCGGCTCTTTCTCATCATTCATGCCCTGCGCGGCCGCCGAACGGCGCTGCAGGCGCGTCAGCTGGCGGGCACGCTGGGTGTCTCGCTGCGGACGGTCTACCGTGACGTGGCCGATCTGCAGCTGTCCGGCGTCCCGATCGAAGGCGAGGCCGGCGTCGGTTACGTCCTGCGCAAAGGCTCGGATATCCCGCCGCTGATGTTCACGGCCGACGAGCTCGAATCGCTGGTGGTCGGTACGCGTTTCGTGCGCGCCTTCGCCGGGCAGAAGCTGGCGGAAAGCGCCCAGGCCGCCTTGCTGAAGATCGAGGCTGTGCTGCCCCCGGAATTGCGCGAGCGCGCGGCACGCACGCGTATCTATGCACCGATCTGGCGCGACCAGAGCAAGACCGATTTCTCCGCGCTGATCGATCGACTCAATGCGTCGATCACCGACGGCCAGGTCCTGCGACTTGAATACAGCGACGAGGCGGGCCGCACCAGCACGCGTGAGGTCGAGCCGCTATGCCTGTCGTTCTGGGGTGGGGCGTGGACGCTAGGCACCTGGTGCCGGCTGCGCGTCGGCTTCCGCAATTTCCGTCCGGACCGCATCGCCAGTTGCACGATTACCGGCGAACGCTTTGGCGAAACGGAAGGCCGTGACCTGAAGGCCTATCTGCAGGCCATGCGTGGCTATTACGAAGGCATGGAGTAG